A stretch of DNA from Pseudomonadota bacterium:
GTCGGCTCCTTGCCAATGGCCGACCGGCGATTGCGCGAATAGCCCGGCGCTTCGTCTTCGGTCTAAGATCGCCGACAAGAAGAATTAGGGAGGCGTGTGGGCCGGGATGGCCGCTCAACTCGAAGTCGATCGGGTCAAGGTCAGCTACGGCCAGACGCCAGTCTTGAAGGGAGTCTCGCTCACCGTCGGCGCCGGGGAGTTCGTGGCGCTGCTGGGCTCCTCGGGTTGCGGCAAGACCACGCTGCTTCGCGCCATCTCCGGCTTCGTTGCCGTCGCCGCGGGTGCCATTCGCGTCGGTGGGCGCGAGATCACCCATCAGCCGCCCGACAAGCGCGAGATGGCGATGGTGTTCCAGTCCTACGCGCTCTGGCCGCATATGAGCGCCGCCCAGAACATCGGCTACGGCCTCAAGCTCCGCGGCTGGACCCGTGCCGATATCGCCAAGCGAGTCGAAGAGATGCTCGCCATGCTGAAGCTCGATGGCTTGGGCGAGCGGGCGGTGACCAAGCTTTCCGGCGGCCAACGCCAGCGCGTGGCCTTGGGACGGGCCCTCGCCGTCAGCCCGCAGATCCTGCTCTTGGACGAGCCCCTCTCCAATCTCGATGCCCGCATCCGCGAGGATGTGCGCCACGAGATCAAGGCCCTCCAGCAGTCTCTCGGCATCACCACCATCCATGTGACCCACGATCGCGAGGAGGCAATGGTGCTCGCCGACCGCATCGTCATCTTGGATGCGGGCACGATCGCCCAGGTGGGACCGCCCGAGGAGGTCTACAACCGCCCGGTATCGCCGTTCGTCGCGGCCTTCATGGGGGCGGCGAACGCCATCCGCCTGACCGCGGCGGCGGCCGACGACCATGTCGTCATCGCCGCCGGTCCGCACAACCGCGGGGCGCGCTTGGCGCAGGCGGAGGTTCCCCGCGCCCGGGAGCGGCTGGACGGGCCGGTGCTGGCGCATTTCCGCAGCGAAGCCGCCCGCCTGGTCGATCCCGACGCCGGCGGCGAGGACGAGCTGGTGCTCCGCGGCACCATCGACCAAGCCTCCTATCCCGGCGGCTTCTGGCGCTATGGCGTCAAAGTCGGCAGCTTGCGCTTTCTCGTCGACGATCCGAGGCGGCTAACCGTCGGCTCGCCCGTCGGCATCCAGCTTCCCGCGCCCGCACTCCACCTCTATAGAGAGGTGGGATCGCCATGAATCGGTAACAGGAGGCGGTTAGTTTCCAAGCCGCCCACGACAGAGGAGGAACCCAGATGCTGAGACGTACACTCCTGCAATCCGTCATCGCCGGCGGCGCCGCGTTGGTGCTCGCTCAAGGTGCCGAAGCCCAGCAGAAGACCACACTCAACGTGATGACGGCCGGCGACCAGAACATGGTCGATTACATCACCGACTATCTCGGGCCGATGTTCGAGAAGCAGAATCCCAATGTGAGCGTGCGCGCGGTCGGCACCGGGCCTGGCGATGCCGGCTCGCAGAAGATCTGGGAGCGCCTGGATGCGCAGAAGAAGGCCGGCACCGCCACCTGGGACGTCGACGTCGCCGTCGTGCATCAGGCGATGGCCGGCCAGATGGTCAAGGAAGGGCTCTTGGACGCCTATCGCGACAAGATCTCGACCGGCAAGCTGGTGACCCGCGACACGGCGAAGAACTCGCTCGGCGCCAATGTCGATGGCTTCGTCATACCGATGTTCCATAGCCAGACGGCGATCGCCTATAACCCGGCCATGGTGGCGAGCCCGCCGAAGTCGCTGACCGAGCTCGTGTCCTGGACCCAGGCCAATCCGAAGAAGTTCGGCTACAACGGCATCAAGGGCGGCATGTCCGGTGTGGCCTTCGTCTTCGGCTGGGTCTACGCGAACGCGCCGAATGCAAAGCAGCTGATGGAAGGCCCCTACGACCCGGGGACCAAGGTCAGCATCGATGCGTCGCTGACCAAGCTCAAGGACTTCAACAAGAACGTGGTCATCACCCCGGGCAATGCCGGCACCCTCGACATGCTGAACCGCGGCGAGATCTCCATGGGTGCCGTGTGGGTCGACATGTTCTACACCTGGCAGGCGGAGGGAAGGCTGCCGCCGACCATGCGCCTCCAGCTGATCTCTCCCGGCATGCCCGGCCAGCCCATGTATTACGTGGTGCCGACCAAGGCCGCCAACAGCGAGGTAGCGCGCAAGTTCGTCGAGCTCGCCACCAGCCCGGCGGTGCAGGCCGAAGGCATCGTCAAGCGCTTCAACTGGTATCCCGGCATCGATGCCCAGAACCTCGAGAGCAAGCTCGACAAGGCGGTGTGGGACAAGCTGTTCAAGGACATCACCCCGCAGGAGCTGGCGCAGAAGGGCCAGCCCATGCCGATCGGCCCGTACTTCAAAGAGATCCAGGAGGAATACGAGCGCATCGTGCAGAACTGATCGCTCGCACGTTCTGAAACGCCGATTGCCCCCACCCCCGCCCTCCCCCGCGCAAGCGCGCGAGGGAGGGAGCTAGAGGCCTCCTGCGTACCCCCTCCCTCGCCGCAAGGCGGGGGAGGGTTGGGGTGGGGGCACTCGGCCTCGGTTGCAGCATGACCCCCACCCGCCTGCTCTCGCTGGCCCTCGTTACCCCGGCACTGGCGGTCGTGCTGGTGCTGTTCGTCTATCCCCTGGGCTTCTCGCTGGCGAGCGCGTTCGAGCCGCCCGGCGGCGGCTTCGGGTTCGCCAACTTCATCAAGGCCTTCGAGCTCTACGACAAGGACATCCTGTTCACGCCGGTGCTGATCGCGCTGTCGACTGCGATCATCGCCTTGGTCTCGGTCGCCATCGGCGGCTATCTGACCCTGGGCGGCAATCCGGTAGCGGTGGCGGTGCTGGCCTGGCTTTACCGCTGGCCCCTCTTCGTGCCCTTCATCGTGGCGGCGCAATGCATGCGCACCTTCCTTGCCAAGAACGGGCTCATGAACAACGGCTTGGTTTCCATGGGCCTCCTCGACACCGAGCAGACGGTGGGATTCCTCGATTGGCGCGGCATCGTCGCCACCTTCGTATGGAAGCAGACGCCCTTCGTCGCC
This window harbors:
- a CDS encoding ABC transporter ATP-binding protein — protein: MAAQLEVDRVKVSYGQTPVLKGVSLTVGAGEFVALLGSSGCGKTTLLRAISGFVAVAAGAIRVGGREITHQPPDKREMAMVFQSYALWPHMSAAQNIGYGLKLRGWTRADIAKRVEEMLAMLKLDGLGERAVTKLSGGQRQRVALGRALAVSPQILLLDEPLSNLDARIREDVRHEIKALQQSLGITTIHVTHDREEAMVLADRIVILDAGTIAQVGPPEEVYNRPVSPFVAAFMGAANAIRLTAAAADDHVVIAAGPHNRGARLAQAEVPRARERLDGPVLAHFRSEAARLVDPDAGGEDELVLRGTIDQASYPGGFWRYGVKVGSLRFLVDDPRRLTVGSPVGIQLPAPALHLYREVGSP
- a CDS encoding extracellular solute-binding protein yields the protein MLRRTLLQSVIAGGAALVLAQGAEAQQKTTLNVMTAGDQNMVDYITDYLGPMFEKQNPNVSVRAVGTGPGDAGSQKIWERLDAQKKAGTATWDVDVAVVHQAMAGQMVKEGLLDAYRDKISTGKLVTRDTAKNSLGANVDGFVIPMFHSQTAIAYNPAMVASPPKSLTELVSWTQANPKKFGYNGIKGGMSGVAFVFGWVYANAPNAKQLMEGPYDPGTKVSIDASLTKLKDFNKNVVITPGNAGTLDMLNRGEISMGAVWVDMFYTWQAEGRLPPTMRLQLISPGMPGQPMYYVVPTKAANSEVARKFVELATSPAVQAEGIVKRFNWYPGIDAQNLESKLDKAVWDKLFKDITPQELAQKGQPMPIGPYFKEIQEEYERIVQN
- a CDS encoding ABC transporter permease subunit, whose protein sequence is MTPTRLLSLALVTPALAVVLVLFVYPLGFSLASAFEPPGGGFGFANFIKAFELYDKDILFTPVLIALSTAIIALVSVAIGGYLTLGGNPVAVAVLAWLYRWPLFVPFIVAAQCMRTFLAKNGLMNNGLVSMGLLDTEQTVGFLDWRGIVATFVWKQTPFVALMVAGAMASLDRSTIDAARNLGASRLRILIEILVPQIRGTLMVGLILSFVTMMSVLSVPLMLSGAAPNLLTVDMAYRINAQGDYGVANALGFISYLMTGIVGWIYLRRSLEERTR